A stretch of the Vigna radiata var. radiata cultivar VC1973A chromosome 7, Vradiata_ver6, whole genome shotgun sequence genome encodes the following:
- the LOC106766896 gene encoding ABC transporter B family member 4 isoform X3 has translation MVAEASLDAQRTSTEMTGSTSDDPAVQGPENTQETDDRQQDSNRSKAKHESNKTVPFYKLFSFADYWDCLLMLVGAISAVANGIVMPLMTILIGDAIDAFGGNADNKQEVVHEVSKASMKFAAIGAGAFFAAFFQVSCWVITGERQAARIRGLYLKAILRQDISFFDKETNSGEVVGRMSGDTVLIQEAMGEKVGKFIQYVACFFGGIVIAFIKGWLLSLVLLSSLPLLVLSGSIMSFAFAKMASRGQAAYSEAATLVERTIGSIRTVASFTGEKQAIAQYNQYLTKAYRVGVQEGLAGGFGFGFVRLFVYCTYGLTIWFGGKMVIEKGYTGGQVISVFFAVLTGSMSLGQASPSLAAFAAGQAAAFKMFETIKRQPDIDAYDSSGQQLDDISGDIELREVCFSYPSRPDEQIFNRFSISISSGTTAALVGQSGSGKSTVISLIERFYDPNAGEVLIDGINLREFQLKWIRQKIGLVSQEPVLFTCSIKENIAYGKERATDEEIRAAAALANASNFIDKFPHGFDTMVGEHGTQLSGGQKQRISIARAILKDPRILLLDEATSALDAESERVVQETLDRIMINRTTVIVAHRLSTIRNADVIAVIHQGKVIEKGTHADLTKDPDGAFSQLVRLQEIKRESEQHDANYLSRPENLVDSKRQPSQRYSFPQSLSRGSSGRGSSSQNSFRISNAMPTTQDHFETSEGGSGAFPSAASDKPKEISILRIAYLNKPEIPLLLLGTLAAAVTGAILPTVGLLLSHMINTFFEPADELRKDSKFWALIFVALSVGAFIFLPLRSYFFSVAGCKLIKRIRLMCFEKIIHMEISWFDKAENSSGALGARLSTDAASIRTLVGDALGLLVQDIATVVTALKLYEEASQVANDAVGNIRTVAAFCAEEKVMKLYHTKCAGPIQTGIRQGLVSGTGFGLSLFFLFSVYACSFYAGAKLVEKGKTSISDVFRVFFSLSMAAIAMSQSGFMTPAASKAESSAASVFAILDQKSIIDTSDDSGMTLEQVKGDIEFHHVTFKYPTRPHVPVFKDLSLTIHAGETVALVGESGSGKSTVISLLQRFYDPDSGQITLDGTEIQKLKLKWFRQQMGLVSQEPVLFNDTIRANIAYGKGGDATEAEIIAAAELANAHKFISSLQQGYDTLVGERGIQLSGGQKQRVAIARAIVKSPKILLLDEATSALDAESERVVQDALDRVRVDRTTIVVAHRLSTIKDADLIAVVKNGAIAEKGKHDTLLNKGGAYDSLVALHITAASS, from the exons ATGGTGGCAGAGGCCAGCTTGGATGCACAAAGGACTTCAACTGAGATGACAGGATCAACAAGTGATGATCCAGCAGTTCAAGGTCCTGAAAATACCCAAGAAACGGATGACAGGCAGCAGGATTCCAACAGGAGCAAGGCGAAGCATGAAAGCAATAAAACAGTACCTTTTTACAAACTTTTCTCCTTTGCAGACTATTGGGATTGTCTTCTGATGCTTGTTGGGGCAATAAGTGCTGTTGCTAATGGCATCGTTATGCCTTTAATGACTATACTTATTGGAGATGCTATTGATGCTTTCGGAGGAAATGCTGATAATAAACAAGAAGTAGTTCATGAAGTATCCAAG GCATCTATGAAGTTTGCAGCCATAGGTGCAGGTGCCTTTTTTGCAGCATTCTTCC AGGTGTCTTGCTGGGTAATCACTGGGGAGAGACAAGCTGCAAGAATAAGAGGCTTATACCTCAAAGCAATTTTGAGGCAAGATATCAGCTTCTTCGACAAGGAAACCAACAGTGGCGAGGTTGTTGGAAGGATGTCAGGGGACACAGTTCTTATTCAAGAAGCCATGGGAGAGAAG GTAGGAAAATTCATCCAATATGTGGCATGTTTTTTTGGAGGTATAGTCATAGCATTCATCAAGGGTTGGCTTCTAAGCCTTGTGCTTCtatcttctcttcctcttcttgtcCTCTCTGGTTCCATAATGAGCTTTGCTTTTGCAAAGATGGCATCCCGAGGACAAGCAGCTTATTCCGAAGCAGCAACTCTAGTAGAGCGGACAATTGGTTCAATTCGAACT GTAGCGTCATTTACCGGAGAGAAGCAAGCTATAGCTCAATACAATCAATACTTAACAAAAGCTTACAGAGTGGGAGTGCAAGAGGGTTTGGCTGGTGGGTTTGGCTTTGGTTTTGTTCGTTTATTTGTTTACTGTACCTATGGTTTGACAATTTGGTTTGGAGGGAAGATGGTTATAGAGAAAGGTTATACAGGAGGACAAGTCATTAGTGTGTTTTTTGCAGTTTTGACGGGCTCTAT gtCTCTGGGACAGGCATCTCCAAGCTTAGCTGCATTTGCTGCAGGACAAGCAGCAGCATTTAAAATGTTTGAAACAATAAAGAGGCAACCAGATATTGATGCTTATGACTCTTCTGGTCAACAACTAGATGACATTTCAGGAGATATAGAACTTAGGGAGGTTTGTTTTAGTTATCCTTCAAGACCGGATGAGCAGATATTCAAtagattttcaatttcaatatcaAGTGGCACTACTGCAGCATTGGTAGGGCAAAGTGGCAGTGGGAAATCAACGGTTATCAGTTTAATTGAGAGATTTTATGATCCAAATGCTGGTGAAGTTCTCATTGATGGTATCAACCTCAGAGAATTTCAATTGAAGTGGATCAGACAGAAAATTGGCCTTGTCAGCCAGGAGCCAGTTCTTTTTACTTGCAGCATTAAAGAGAATATTGCCTATGGAAAGGAACGGGCAACAGATGAAGAAATAAGAGCAGCAGCTGCACTTGCAAATGCTTCTAATTTCATAGATAAATTTCCCCAT GGATTTGACACAATGGTTGGAGAGCATGGAACTCAACTCTCTGGAggtcaaaagcaaagaatatcTATAGCAAGAGCAATTCTGAAGGACCCAAGAATTCTGCTCCTTGATGAAGCTACAAGTGCTCTAGATGCGGAATCAGAGAGAGTGGTGCAAGAGACACTAGACAGAATTATGATCAACCGAACAACTGTCATTGTTGCCCACCGCCTTAGCACAATAAGGAATGCTGATGTCATTGCCGTTATTCATCAAGGAAAAGTCATAGAAAAAG GTACACATGCAGACCTCACTAAAGATCCTGATGGAGCTTTTAGCCAGCTCGTTAGATTGCAAGAAATTAAAAGGGAGTCAGAACAGCATGATGCAAATTACTTAAGCAGGCCAGAAAACTTGGTAGATTCTAAACGACAACCGAGCCAACGGTATTCTTTCCCTCAATCTTTAAGCCGGGGATCATCTGGAAGAGGAAGCAGCAGTCAGAACTCATTCAGAATATCAAATGCCATGCCCACCACGCAAGATCACTTTGAAACCTCAGAAGGAGGATCTGGAGCTTTTCCTTCAGCAGCATCAGATAAACCTAAGGAAATTTCAATTCTCCGCATTGCTTATCTTAACAAGCCTGAAATCCCATTGTTACTCTTGGGGACTCTAGCAGCAGCAGTAACAGGGGCAATACTACCCACCGTGGGGCTCCTTCTTTCCCACATGATAAATACTTTCTTTGAGCCCGCAGATGAACTCCGGAAAGACTCAAAATTTTGGGCACTAATATTTGTTGCTCTTAGTGTGGGTGCCTTCATATTTCTTCCATTAAGGTCCTACTTTTTTTCTGTAGCTGGTTGTAAGTTAATAAAAAGAATCCGGCTAATGTGTTTTGAGAAGATAATTCACATGGAAATAAGCTGGTTCGATAAAGCCGAAAATTCAAGTGGAGCACTTGGAGCAAGGCTGTCCACTGATGCAGCTTCTATTCGAACTTTGGTTGGGGATGCTCTTGGTTTGCTGGTTCAAGATATTGCTACTGTGGTTACAGCCTTG AAACTATATGAGGAAGCAAGCCAAGTAGCGAATGATGCAGTAGGGAATATCAGAACGGTTGCCGCTTTCTGTGCTGAAGAGAAGGTGATGAAGTTATACCATACAAAATGTGCAGGACCCATCCAGACAGGTATAAGGCAAGGTTTAGTCAGCGGAACGGGTTTTGGGTTATCACTGTTCTTTCTGTTCTCGGTTTATGCATGTAGTTTTTATGCTGGGGCTAAACTTGTAGAGAAGGGAAAAACATCAATCTCAGACGTTTTCCGT gtatttttttctctctcgatGGCAGCTATAGCAATGTCACAATCTGGCTTCATGACCCCAGCTGCAAGTAAAGCAGAAAGTTCTGCAGCTTCTGTATTTGCTATCCTTGATCAGAAATCAATAATAGATACCAGTGACGATTCAGGAATGACATTGGAACAAGTGAAGGGAGATATCGAGTTTCACCATGTCACTTTCAAGTATCCAACCAGGCCCCATGTTCCTGTATTCAAAGATCTTTCCTTGACCATTCACGCAGGAGAG ACAGTTGCTCTAGTTGGTGAAAGTGGAAGTGGAAAGTCAACTGTGATCTCCTTGTTACAAAGATTTTACGACCCAGATTCAGGTCAGATTACACTAGATGGAACAGAAATCCAAAAGCTAAAACTTAAATGGTTTAGGCAGCAGATGGGTCTGGTAAGCCAGGAGCCTGTGTTGTTTAATGACACCATTCGAGCCAATATTGCATATGGAAAAGGTGGTGATGCAACAGAGGCTGAAATTATAGCTGCAGCAGAACTGGCAAATGCACACAAGTTCATTAGCAGTTTGCAGCAG GGTTATGATACATTAGTGGGGGAGAGAGGGATTCAACTGTCTGGAGGGCAGAAGCAGCGGGTGGCAATTGCAAGAGCCATAGTGAAGAGTCCAAAAATATTACTACTAGATGAAGCCACAAGTGCACTTGATGCTGAGTCTGAAAGAGTGGTTCAGGATGCACTTGATCGAGTGAGGGTGGACAGAACCACAATTGTGGTTGCTCACAGGTTATCCACCATAAAGGATGCAGATTTAATTGCAGTGGTTAAAAATGGAGCCATTGCAGAGAAAGGAAAGCACGACACCTTGCTTAACAAAGGTGGTGCATATGATTCGTTGGTAGCACTGCATATCACTGCTGCTTCATCATAG
- the LOC106766896 gene encoding ABC transporter B family member 4 isoform X1, producing MVAEASLDAQRTSTEMTGSTSDDPAVQGPENTQETDDRQQDSNRSKAKHESNKTVPFYKLFSFADYWDCLLMLVGAISAVANGIVMPLMTILIGDAIDAFGGNADNKQEVVHEVSKASMKFAAIGAGAFFAAFFQVSCWVITGERQAARIRGLYLKAILRQDISFFDKETNSGEVVGRMSGDTVLIQEAMGEKVGKFIQYVACFFGGIVIAFIKGWLLSLVLLSSLPLLVLSGSIMSFAFAKMASRGQAAYSEAATLVERTIGSIRTVASFTGEKQAIAQYNQYLTKAYRVGVQEGLAGGFGFGFVRLFVYCTYGLTIWFGGKMVIEKGYTGGQVISVFFAVLTGSMSLGQASPSLAAFAAGQAAAFKMFETIKRQPDIDAYDSSGQQLDDISGDIELREVCFSYPSRPDEQIFNRFSISISSGTTAALVGQSGSGKSTVISLIERFYDPNAGEVLIDGINLREFQLKWIRQKIGLVSQEPVLFTCSIKENIAYGKERATDEEIRAAAALANASNFIDKFPHGFDTMVGEHGTQLSGGQKQRISIARAILKDPRILLLDEATSALDAESERVVQETLDRIMINRTTVIVAHRLSTIRNADVIAVIHQGKVIEKGTHADLTKDPDGAFSQLVRLQEIKRESEQHDANYLSRPENLVDSKRQPSQRYSFPQSLSRGSSGRGSSSQNSFRISNAMPTTQDHFETSEGGSGAFPSAASDKPKEISILRIAYLNKPEIPLLLLGTLAAAVTGAILPTVGLLLSHMINTFFEPADELRKDSKFWALIFVALSVGAFIFLPLRSYFFSVAGCKLIKRIRLMCFEKIIHMEISWFDKAENSSGALGARLSTDAASIRTLVGDALGLLVQDIATVVTALVIAFDANWQLSLIVLVLVPLIVLNGHLQMKSMQGFSTDAKKLYEEASQVANDAVGNIRTVAAFCAEEKVMKLYHTKCAGPIQTGIRQGLVSGTGFGLSLFFLFSVYACSFYAGAKLVEKGKTSISDVFRVFFSLSMAAIAMSQSGFMTPAASKAESSAASVFAILDQKSIIDTSDDSGMTLEQVKGDIEFHHVTFKYPTRPHVPVFKDLSLTIHAGETVALVGESGSGKSTVISLLQRFYDPDSGQITLDGTEIQKLKLKWFRQQMGLVSQEPVLFNDTIRANIAYGKGGDATEAEIIAAAELANAHKFISSLQQGYDTLVGERGIQLSGGQKQRVAIARAIVKSPKILLLDEATSALDAESERVVQDALDRVRVDRTTIVVAHRLSTIKDADLIAVVKNGAIAEKGKHDTLLNKGGAYDSLVALHITAASS from the exons ATGGTGGCAGAGGCCAGCTTGGATGCACAAAGGACTTCAACTGAGATGACAGGATCAACAAGTGATGATCCAGCAGTTCAAGGTCCTGAAAATACCCAAGAAACGGATGACAGGCAGCAGGATTCCAACAGGAGCAAGGCGAAGCATGAAAGCAATAAAACAGTACCTTTTTACAAACTTTTCTCCTTTGCAGACTATTGGGATTGTCTTCTGATGCTTGTTGGGGCAATAAGTGCTGTTGCTAATGGCATCGTTATGCCTTTAATGACTATACTTATTGGAGATGCTATTGATGCTTTCGGAGGAAATGCTGATAATAAACAAGAAGTAGTTCATGAAGTATCCAAG GCATCTATGAAGTTTGCAGCCATAGGTGCAGGTGCCTTTTTTGCAGCATTCTTCC AGGTGTCTTGCTGGGTAATCACTGGGGAGAGACAAGCTGCAAGAATAAGAGGCTTATACCTCAAAGCAATTTTGAGGCAAGATATCAGCTTCTTCGACAAGGAAACCAACAGTGGCGAGGTTGTTGGAAGGATGTCAGGGGACACAGTTCTTATTCAAGAAGCCATGGGAGAGAAG GTAGGAAAATTCATCCAATATGTGGCATGTTTTTTTGGAGGTATAGTCATAGCATTCATCAAGGGTTGGCTTCTAAGCCTTGTGCTTCtatcttctcttcctcttcttgtcCTCTCTGGTTCCATAATGAGCTTTGCTTTTGCAAAGATGGCATCCCGAGGACAAGCAGCTTATTCCGAAGCAGCAACTCTAGTAGAGCGGACAATTGGTTCAATTCGAACT GTAGCGTCATTTACCGGAGAGAAGCAAGCTATAGCTCAATACAATCAATACTTAACAAAAGCTTACAGAGTGGGAGTGCAAGAGGGTTTGGCTGGTGGGTTTGGCTTTGGTTTTGTTCGTTTATTTGTTTACTGTACCTATGGTTTGACAATTTGGTTTGGAGGGAAGATGGTTATAGAGAAAGGTTATACAGGAGGACAAGTCATTAGTGTGTTTTTTGCAGTTTTGACGGGCTCTAT gtCTCTGGGACAGGCATCTCCAAGCTTAGCTGCATTTGCTGCAGGACAAGCAGCAGCATTTAAAATGTTTGAAACAATAAAGAGGCAACCAGATATTGATGCTTATGACTCTTCTGGTCAACAACTAGATGACATTTCAGGAGATATAGAACTTAGGGAGGTTTGTTTTAGTTATCCTTCAAGACCGGATGAGCAGATATTCAAtagattttcaatttcaatatcaAGTGGCACTACTGCAGCATTGGTAGGGCAAAGTGGCAGTGGGAAATCAACGGTTATCAGTTTAATTGAGAGATTTTATGATCCAAATGCTGGTGAAGTTCTCATTGATGGTATCAACCTCAGAGAATTTCAATTGAAGTGGATCAGACAGAAAATTGGCCTTGTCAGCCAGGAGCCAGTTCTTTTTACTTGCAGCATTAAAGAGAATATTGCCTATGGAAAGGAACGGGCAACAGATGAAGAAATAAGAGCAGCAGCTGCACTTGCAAATGCTTCTAATTTCATAGATAAATTTCCCCAT GGATTTGACACAATGGTTGGAGAGCATGGAACTCAACTCTCTGGAggtcaaaagcaaagaatatcTATAGCAAGAGCAATTCTGAAGGACCCAAGAATTCTGCTCCTTGATGAAGCTACAAGTGCTCTAGATGCGGAATCAGAGAGAGTGGTGCAAGAGACACTAGACAGAATTATGATCAACCGAACAACTGTCATTGTTGCCCACCGCCTTAGCACAATAAGGAATGCTGATGTCATTGCCGTTATTCATCAAGGAAAAGTCATAGAAAAAG GTACACATGCAGACCTCACTAAAGATCCTGATGGAGCTTTTAGCCAGCTCGTTAGATTGCAAGAAATTAAAAGGGAGTCAGAACAGCATGATGCAAATTACTTAAGCAGGCCAGAAAACTTGGTAGATTCTAAACGACAACCGAGCCAACGGTATTCTTTCCCTCAATCTTTAAGCCGGGGATCATCTGGAAGAGGAAGCAGCAGTCAGAACTCATTCAGAATATCAAATGCCATGCCCACCACGCAAGATCACTTTGAAACCTCAGAAGGAGGATCTGGAGCTTTTCCTTCAGCAGCATCAGATAAACCTAAGGAAATTTCAATTCTCCGCATTGCTTATCTTAACAAGCCTGAAATCCCATTGTTACTCTTGGGGACTCTAGCAGCAGCAGTAACAGGGGCAATACTACCCACCGTGGGGCTCCTTCTTTCCCACATGATAAATACTTTCTTTGAGCCCGCAGATGAACTCCGGAAAGACTCAAAATTTTGGGCACTAATATTTGTTGCTCTTAGTGTGGGTGCCTTCATATTTCTTCCATTAAGGTCCTACTTTTTTTCTGTAGCTGGTTGTAAGTTAATAAAAAGAATCCGGCTAATGTGTTTTGAGAAGATAATTCACATGGAAATAAGCTGGTTCGATAAAGCCGAAAATTCAAGTGGAGCACTTGGAGCAAGGCTGTCCACTGATGCAGCTTCTATTCGAACTTTGGTTGGGGATGCTCTTGGTTTGCTGGTTCAAGATATTGCTACTGTGGTTACAGCCTTGGTAATTGCCTTTGACGCAAACTGGCAGCTTTCTCTCATAGTTCTTGTTTTGGTACCTCTAATAGTTCTAAATGGACATCTGCAAATGAAGTCCATGCAAGGATTCAGCACAGATGCAAAG AAACTATATGAGGAAGCAAGCCAAGTAGCGAATGATGCAGTAGGGAATATCAGAACGGTTGCCGCTTTCTGTGCTGAAGAGAAGGTGATGAAGTTATACCATACAAAATGTGCAGGACCCATCCAGACAGGTATAAGGCAAGGTTTAGTCAGCGGAACGGGTTTTGGGTTATCACTGTTCTTTCTGTTCTCGGTTTATGCATGTAGTTTTTATGCTGGGGCTAAACTTGTAGAGAAGGGAAAAACATCAATCTCAGACGTTTTCCGT gtatttttttctctctcgatGGCAGCTATAGCAATGTCACAATCTGGCTTCATGACCCCAGCTGCAAGTAAAGCAGAAAGTTCTGCAGCTTCTGTATTTGCTATCCTTGATCAGAAATCAATAATAGATACCAGTGACGATTCAGGAATGACATTGGAACAAGTGAAGGGAGATATCGAGTTTCACCATGTCACTTTCAAGTATCCAACCAGGCCCCATGTTCCTGTATTCAAAGATCTTTCCTTGACCATTCACGCAGGAGAG ACAGTTGCTCTAGTTGGTGAAAGTGGAAGTGGAAAGTCAACTGTGATCTCCTTGTTACAAAGATTTTACGACCCAGATTCAGGTCAGATTACACTAGATGGAACAGAAATCCAAAAGCTAAAACTTAAATGGTTTAGGCAGCAGATGGGTCTGGTAAGCCAGGAGCCTGTGTTGTTTAATGACACCATTCGAGCCAATATTGCATATGGAAAAGGTGGTGATGCAACAGAGGCTGAAATTATAGCTGCAGCAGAACTGGCAAATGCACACAAGTTCATTAGCAGTTTGCAGCAG GGTTATGATACATTAGTGGGGGAGAGAGGGATTCAACTGTCTGGAGGGCAGAAGCAGCGGGTGGCAATTGCAAGAGCCATAGTGAAGAGTCCAAAAATATTACTACTAGATGAAGCCACAAGTGCACTTGATGCTGAGTCTGAAAGAGTGGTTCAGGATGCACTTGATCGAGTGAGGGTGGACAGAACCACAATTGTGGTTGCTCACAGGTTATCCACCATAAAGGATGCAGATTTAATTGCAGTGGTTAAAAATGGAGCCATTGCAGAGAAAGGAAAGCACGACACCTTGCTTAACAAAGGTGGTGCATATGATTCGTTGGTAGCACTGCATATCACTGCTGCTTCATCATAG